In Alkalihalobacterium alkalinitrilicum, a genomic segment contains:
- a CDS encoding methylmalonyl-CoA mutase family protein: MLTATIMGDKKALEPFWEFPIPSYDEWREVTEKSLKGASFEKKLVTKTYEGIALQPMYQQKDAQDLPFIDSLPGQNPFLRGAGVVPTKDKAWEISQELTVSTPKEFNLAAKHDLSRGQTALHIVLDEVTKKRLPIEDAKGLVGQLGLNVATVEDMQVAIEDIDLANTPVHIHTGVNSVPVLAILLGALQKNNIEVSKLNGVVGMDPIGQLVENGTIDTALEECYNVMADVVKWSKENTPALQTVLVEGTPYHNGGSSAVEELAFSLATGVEYLQALTSRGVSIQDAAKSIRFVFSVGSDYFMEIGKIRAARILWSKIVTAFGGEESDGQLYIHARTSSWTKTKYDPYVNMLRSTSEAFAAAVGGANSIHVSPFDEPIQKSTAFSRRIARNISIILQEESHIGKTVDPAGGSWYIEVLTNELAEKAWALFQKVEMTGGIVTALHSGLPQQEVADTKANRLKNIEQRKDIFVGTNMYANTTEKTIDVLPEDDSAYIEKHVAEKLKAGATTVQFTNETNVVDQAIQFAVNGATVAELATGLGQTEVALAIEPIVPSRGAEKFEEIRQASETYAKEQGESVKVFLANLGPIPSHKARADFTAGFFEVGSFEVLRNNGFMTSSEAAQAAIDSKASVVVICGKDESYQEQAADIIKAIKQENEEVTVMIAGKPADEDEANYRNAGVDEFVHIRSNCYEVLRKLQVEKGVVKG; encoded by the coding sequence GTGCTTACCGCAACTATTATGGGTGATAAAAAAGCGTTAGAACCATTTTGGGAATTTCCAATTCCGTCGTACGATGAATGGCGTGAAGTAACTGAAAAATCGTTAAAAGGTGCTTCTTTTGAAAAGAAATTAGTTACGAAGACGTATGAAGGAATTGCCTTACAACCGATGTATCAACAAAAAGATGCACAAGATTTACCATTTATTGATTCGCTTCCTGGTCAAAATCCATTTTTAAGAGGAGCAGGAGTAGTTCCTACGAAGGATAAAGCATGGGAGATTAGCCAAGAACTCACAGTTTCAACACCTAAGGAATTTAATCTTGCTGCGAAACACGACTTGTCTCGTGGTCAAACTGCACTTCATATCGTACTAGATGAAGTTACCAAGAAAAGGCTTCCTATTGAAGATGCGAAGGGGTTAGTAGGCCAATTAGGGTTAAATGTTGCAACAGTAGAAGATATGCAAGTTGCAATTGAAGATATTGATTTAGCCAATACCCCTGTTCATATCCATACTGGAGTCAATTCAGTTCCAGTTTTAGCAATATTATTAGGTGCGTTACAAAAGAATAATATTGAGGTTTCAAAACTTAATGGTGTAGTCGGAATGGACCCGATTGGCCAATTAGTTGAAAATGGTACGATCGATACAGCATTAGAGGAATGCTATAACGTAATGGCTGATGTCGTAAAATGGTCAAAAGAAAATACACCAGCTCTTCAAACAGTACTTGTGGAAGGAACTCCGTATCATAATGGTGGAAGCAGTGCGGTTGAGGAATTAGCATTTTCATTAGCTACTGGAGTTGAGTACTTACAGGCGTTAACTTCTCGTGGAGTGTCGATTCAAGATGCAGCAAAATCAATTCGGTTTGTTTTCTCAGTTGGCTCAGATTACTTTATGGAAATCGGTAAAATCCGTGCAGCTAGAATTCTTTGGTCTAAAATTGTTACCGCTTTCGGTGGAGAAGAAAGTGATGGACAGCTTTATATTCATGCCCGCACATCTTCATGGACGAAAACAAAGTACGATCCTTATGTGAATATGTTAAGAAGTACGTCTGAAGCATTCGCAGCGGCTGTAGGTGGAGCCAACAGTATTCATGTAAGCCCGTTTGATGAGCCAATCCAAAAGTCAACCGCTTTTTCTCGTAGAATAGCACGTAACATTTCGATTATTTTGCAAGAAGAATCTCATATTGGTAAAACAGTAGACCCTGCTGGTGGCTCTTGGTATATCGAAGTATTAACGAATGAACTAGCTGAAAAGGCTTGGGCACTTTTCCAAAAAGTAGAAATGACTGGTGGGATTGTAACAGCATTACATTCGGGATTACCACAACAGGAAGTTGCTGATACAAAAGCAAACCGTCTCAAAAATATTGAACAACGCAAAGATATTTTTGTCGGGACGAATATGTATGCGAATACGACCGAAAAGACGATTGATGTATTGCCAGAAGATGATTCGGCTTATATTGAAAAACATGTTGCTGAAAAGTTGAAAGCAGGAGCTACGACGGTTCAATTTACAAATGAAACGAATGTTGTGGATCAAGCCATTCAATTTGCAGTTAACGGGGCAACAGTTGCCGAGCTCGCTACTGGATTAGGGCAAACGGAAGTAGCGTTAGCAATTGAGCCGATCGTTCCTAGCAGAGGAGCAGAGAAGTTTGAAGAAATTCGCCAAGCAAGTGAAACGTATGCGAAAGAACAAGGTGAGTCTGTTAAAGTATTTTTAGCAAATCTCGGACCTATTCCTAGTCATAAAGCTCGTGCTGACTTTACGGCAGGTTTCTTTGAAGTTGGTAGCTTTGAAGTACTTCGTAATAATGGCTTTATGACAAGTTCTGAAGCGGCTCAAGCAGCTATTGATTCAAAGGCTAGTGTAGTAGTGATCTGTGGGAAAGATGAAAGTTATCAAGAGCAAGCTGCAGACATTATTAAAGCGATCAAGCAAGAAAACGAAGAGGTTACAGTGATGATCGCAGGGAAGCCAGCGGATGAAGACGAGGCGAACTACCGTAACGCAGGTGTGGATGAATTCGTTCATATTCGATCTAACTGTTATGAAGTTCTAAGGAAGCTTCAAGTCGAGAAAGGAGTTGTTAAAGGATGA
- the scpA gene encoding methylmalonyl-CoA mutase — protein MTKPDFTSISFTAEKPSSNLDNWRQQAEQTTGASLEELTFHTTEKIDVKPLYTKEDTEGMKHLDYVAGIAPFFRGPYPAMYKARPWTVRQYAGFSTAEESNAFYRRNLAAGQKGLSIAFDLATHRGYDSDHPRVVGDVGKAGVAVDSILDMKILFDGIPLDQMSVSMTMNGAVLPVMAFYIVAAEEQGVAQELLSGTIQNDILKEYMVRNTYIYGPEMSMKIIADIFEYTSKYMPKFNSISISGYHMQEAGATADIELGYTLADGLEYVKTGLKAGIDIDKFAPRLSFFWAIGMNYYMEVAKMRAGRLIWAKLMKQFNPKNDKSLALRTHSQTSGWSLTEQDPFNNVTRTCIEAMAAALGHTQSLHTNALDEAIALPTDFSARIARNTQLYLQDETGICNVLDPWGGSYYVESLTAELVEKAWAHIQEVEELGGMSKAIETGLPKMRIEEAAARRQAHIDSGKESIIGVNKYRLEKEDPIEILDIDNTAVREAQLRRLEKLRAERDPQKVEAALNAITQAAETGKGNLLELAVEAARVRASLGEISDAIEKVAGRHKAVIRSISGVYSSEFGDAEQVKVVRTMTDEFEEREGRRPRIMIAKMGQDGHDRGAKVISTAFADLGFDVDIGPLFQTPEEAALQAVENDVHVLGVSSLAAGHKTLLPQVVAELERLGRGDIAVVIGGVIPAQDYDYLKEKGAAAIFGPGTVIPVAAEKVLVEVNRRLGYEDHNE, from the coding sequence ATGACGAAGCCGGATTTCACAAGTATATCTTTTACCGCAGAAAAACCTTCTTCTAATTTAGACAACTGGCGCCAGCAAGCGGAGCAAACGACTGGAGCTTCATTAGAAGAACTAACATTTCATACGACCGAAAAAATCGATGTAAAACCACTTTATACAAAAGAAGATACAGAAGGTATGAAGCATCTTGACTATGTGGCCGGGATTGCACCATTTTTCCGTGGGCCATATCCTGCGATGTATAAAGCGCGCCCATGGACAGTCCGCCAATATGCTGGGTTTTCTACAGCGGAAGAAAGTAATGCCTTTTATAGACGTAACTTAGCGGCTGGACAAAAAGGTTTATCGATTGCGTTTGATTTAGCGACTCACCGTGGTTATGATTCTGACCATCCGCGTGTTGTCGGTGACGTAGGTAAAGCAGGGGTTGCCGTAGATTCGATCTTAGATATGAAAATCTTATTTGATGGCATTCCGCTCGATCAAATGTCAGTTTCAATGACAATGAACGGTGCGGTTCTTCCAGTTATGGCCTTTTATATCGTTGCTGCAGAAGAACAAGGGGTAGCACAAGAACTTCTTTCTGGGACGATCCAAAATGATATTTTAAAAGAATACATGGTACGTAATACGTATATTTATGGACCTGAAATGTCGATGAAAATCATCGCAGACATTTTTGAGTATACATCCAAATATATGCCGAAATTTAATAGTATTAGTATTTCGGGTTACCACATGCAAGAAGCAGGTGCAACTGCTGATATCGAATTAGGTTATACATTAGCTGATGGTTTAGAATACGTTAAGACAGGCTTAAAAGCGGGTATCGATATTGATAAGTTCGCACCACGTTTATCGTTCTTCTGGGCCATCGGAATGAACTATTACATGGAAGTCGCAAAAATGCGCGCAGGGCGTCTGATTTGGGCAAAACTAATGAAGCAGTTTAACCCGAAAAACGACAAGTCATTAGCTCTTCGTACACACTCACAAACATCGGGATGGAGCTTAACAGAGCAAGATCCATTTAATAATGTGACGCGTACATGCATTGAAGCGATGGCAGCTGCATTAGGGCATACACAATCGTTGCATACAAATGCATTAGATGAAGCGATCGCTTTACCAACGGACTTCTCAGCTCGTATTGCTCGGAATACGCAACTATATCTTCAAGATGAAACAGGTATTTGTAATGTGTTAGATCCTTGGGGTGGTTCGTATTACGTTGAGTCATTAACGGCAGAACTCGTTGAAAAAGCATGGGCTCACATTCAAGAAGTTGAAGAGCTTGGTGGAATGTCAAAAGCAATTGAGACGGGTCTTCCGAAAATGCGTATTGAAGAAGCTGCAGCAAGACGACAAGCGCATATTGACTCTGGAAAAGAATCGATTATCGGTGTAAACAAATACCGTTTAGAAAAAGAAGATCCAATTGAAATTTTGGATATTGATAACACAGCAGTTCGTGAAGCACAACTTCGTCGACTTGAAAAATTAAGAGCTGAACGTGACCCACAAAAAGTCGAAGCAGCGTTAAACGCGATCACACAAGCAGCTGAAACGGGTAAAGGCAACTTACTTGAACTTGCTGTTGAAGCCGCTCGTGTACGTGCGAGCTTAGGTGAAATTTCTGATGCGATTGAAAAAGTAGCAGGAAGACATAAGGCGGTGATTAGGTCGATTAGTGGAGTATATAGTTCAGAGTTTGGTGATGCAGAACAAGTGAAAGTCGTTCGCACAATGACAGATGAGTTCGAAGAGCGTGAAGGACGTAGACCGAGGATTATGATTGCTAAGATGGGGCAAGATGGACATGATCGTGGGGCGAAGGTTATTTCGACTGCTTTTGCTGATTTAGGGTTTGATGTTGATATCGGACCACTTTTCCAAACTCCAGAAGAAGCTGCATTACAAGCGGTTGAAAATGATGTTCATGTATTAGGTGTAAGCTCACTAGCAGCTGGTCATAAAACACTTCTACCTCAAGTCGTTGCTGAATTAGAACGTCTTGGGCGAGGAGATATTGCTGTCGTAATTGGTGGGGTTATCCCAGCTCAAGATTATGATTACTTGAAAGAAAAAGGAGCTGCCGCTATTTTTGGACCAGGTACAGTTATTCCAGTTGCAGCTGAAAAAGTGTTAGTTGAAGTGAATCGTAGACTAGGTTACGAGGATCACAATGAGTAA
- the meaB gene encoding methylmalonyl Co-A mutase-associated GTPase MeaB: MSNEKSRPEWVTNQAEGYASHYLKGIEGGHDGMSNDKKTVTGNQFPRRRQLSVDDYVAGVLEGNRAIIAQAITLVESNSQKHIQLGQEVLKKLMPYTGNSVRIGFTGVPGAGKSTLIESFGTMLCDQGHKVAVLAVDPSSSLSKGSILGDKTRMEQLSRHQNAYVRPSPAGGTLGGVARKSRETLLICEAAGYDVIIVETVGVGQSEITVRSMVDFFLVIMLTGAGDELQGMKKGVMEIADAIFINKADGNNKQAALTARAEYNRLLHFLQPATQGWETKAYTVSALTGEGVPNIWEVIQQYEQDTKASGVFDERRKQQMLDWVRTLIDDQLKTRFYQNEQVKENLPTIEKLLINGETSPTLAVQTLLKIYDEGTI, from the coding sequence ATGAGTAACGAAAAATCAAGACCAGAATGGGTAACAAATCAAGCTGAAGGCTATGCTAGTCACTACCTTAAAGGAATTGAAGGGGGACATGACGGTATGAGCAATGATAAAAAAACGGTGACAGGGAACCAATTTCCTCGTCGCCGTCAGCTTTCAGTTGACGACTATGTTGCGGGGGTTCTTGAAGGAAATAGGGCAATAATAGCTCAAGCGATCACATTAGTGGAAAGTAATTCACAAAAGCATATCCAACTCGGTCAAGAAGTGTTAAAGAAATTAATGCCTTACACTGGGAACTCCGTTCGAATAGGGTTTACTGGTGTCCCTGGGGCAGGAAAAAGTACACTTATTGAATCCTTTGGTACGATGTTATGTGACCAAGGTCATAAAGTGGCAGTTTTAGCGGTAGATCCATCGAGTAGTTTATCAAAGGGGAGCATACTCGGTGATAAAACGAGAATGGAACAACTATCAAGACATCAAAATGCTTACGTTCGTCCATCACCAGCGGGAGGAACATTAGGTGGTGTCGCCAGAAAAAGCCGCGAGACACTACTTATTTGTGAAGCGGCTGGATATGATGTCATCATAGTAGAAACCGTTGGCGTTGGACAAAGTGAAATTACCGTTCGTTCGATGGTCGATTTCTTTCTTGTAATCATGTTGACTGGTGCTGGTGATGAATTACAAGGCATGAAAAAAGGCGTGATGGAAATTGCTGATGCGATTTTCATAAATAAAGCGGATGGCAATAATAAGCAAGCGGCTTTGACTGCGAGAGCAGAATATAATCGTTTATTACACTTTCTGCAGCCCGCCACCCAAGGGTGGGAAACGAAAGCCTATACAGTCTCAGCTTTAACTGGTGAAGGTGTCCCAAATATTTGGGAAGTAATCCAACAATACGAACAAGATACGAAGGCATCAGGAGTGTTTGACGAACGCAGGAAACAGCAGATGTTAGACTGGGTAAGAACGTTAATCGACGATCAGCTAAAAACACGGTTCTACCAAAATGAACAGGTGAAAGAAAATTTGCCTACCATTGAAAAGTTACTAATCAATGGTGAGACATCCCCAACACTAGCTGTTCAAACGTTATTAAAAATCTATGATGAAGGTACTATCTAA
- the fabG gene encoding 3-oxoacyl-ACP reductase FabG, translating into MRLKDKTAIITGGGNGIGREAALTFSREGANVVVADFDEVAAEAVVAEIKENGGQGIAVKVNVADQTSVTQMVEETVNAFGTVHILINNAGITADAMLHKLTPEDWQKVIDVNLTGVFYCTQAVIPKMVEQGKGKIVTTSSVSGVYGNVGQTNYAATKAGVVGMTKSWAKELGGKGINVNAVAPGFVETGMVAKVPDKVIEKLKMTIPVNRLGKPTDIANAYLFLASDESDYVNGTVLHVDGGIMM; encoded by the coding sequence ATGAGATTAAAAGACAAAACAGCAATCATTACGGGTGGAGGAAATGGGATTGGTAGAGAAGCTGCTCTTACATTTAGTAGAGAAGGAGCTAATGTAGTTGTAGCTGATTTTGACGAAGTAGCTGCCGAAGCGGTAGTGGCTGAAATTAAAGAAAACGGTGGTCAAGGAATAGCGGTAAAAGTGAATGTTGCAGATCAAACGAGTGTTACACAAATGGTAGAAGAAACGGTAAATGCATTTGGAACCGTTCACATTTTAATTAACAATGCGGGTATTACAGCAGACGCTATGCTACATAAGCTAACGCCTGAAGATTGGCAAAAAGTCATTGATGTGAATTTAACAGGTGTATTCTATTGTACGCAAGCAGTTATTCCAAAGATGGTCGAACAAGGAAAAGGAAAAATCGTTACGACTTCTAGTGTTTCAGGGGTTTATGGGAATGTCGGTCAAACGAATTATGCAGCAACAAAAGCAGGCGTCGTTGGTATGACAAAATCATGGGCAAAGGAACTAGGCGGAAAAGGCATTAATGTCAATGCGGTTGCACCAGGATTCGTTGAAACGGGAATGGTTGCAAAAGTTCCTGACAAAGTGATTGAAAAGTTAAAAATGACGATCCCAGTTAACCGACTCGGAAAGCCTACTGATATTGCGAATGCGTATTTATTTTTAGCTTCTGATGAATCTGATTATGTAAATGGTACGGTTCTACATGTCGACGGCGGCATTATGATGTAA
- a CDS encoding AEC family transporter, which translates to MEIYVVVTSITVMGIIIALGALLAFKADITKEIKHVLILIILNIAVPSIILNGVFNTEVTSQLLHQVLIIFIVSILFHLGALLFAWILAKVCRFKSSFAKKMTILAALGNTGFIGIPLCATIFGPIGGLLAAIFDAGLDIVLFSVVIYMLQSEKRFQFRQLKALLNVPLLAIILGLTAVITGVEPPQFIKQLTSMLAGLAAPLAMLYIGMLLPPLFQKRESLGYRQMWFPLSVRLLVIPIVTLAIMYVLPLDHLLKNIVIILSAMPTIMLATVLFAQYSNDEELAVVTTVYSTLLSLLTIPIVALFVSWLL; encoded by the coding sequence ATGGAAATATACGTTGTCGTAACCTCTATAACCGTGATGGGAATTATTATTGCATTAGGAGCGTTGTTAGCTTTTAAAGCAGATATTACAAAAGAAATAAAACATGTCCTTATTTTAATCATATTAAATATTGCCGTACCTTCTATTATTTTGAATGGTGTTTTTAATACAGAAGTAACATCACAATTATTACATCAAGTACTCATCATTTTTATTGTGTCGATTTTATTTCATTTAGGTGCACTATTATTTGCATGGATTTTAGCAAAAGTATGTCGTTTCAAGAGTTCTTTTGCTAAAAAAATGACCATTTTAGCAGCTCTTGGAAATACTGGCTTCATCGGAATACCGCTATGTGCAACCATTTTTGGCCCAATTGGAGGCCTATTAGCAGCTATTTTTGATGCGGGGCTAGACATCGTCTTATTTTCAGTTGTTATTTACATGTTGCAGTCCGAAAAACGCTTTCAATTTAGACAATTAAAAGCGCTATTAAATGTACCTTTATTGGCCATCATCCTTGGCTTAACAGCAGTAATAACAGGAGTAGAGCCACCACAATTTATTAAACAACTAACGAGTATGCTAGCTGGCCTCGCTGCACCGTTAGCAATGCTATATATTGGAATGTTACTACCACCGCTTTTTCAAAAAAGAGAATCCTTAGGTTACCGACAAATGTGGTTTCCACTAAGTGTTCGACTTTTAGTTATTCCTATTGTAACACTAGCGATTATGTATGTACTTCCATTAGATCACTTATTAAAAAACATCGTGATCATTCTTTCCGCAATGCCAACGATCATGCTCGCAACTGTCCTATTTGCTCAATATTCAAACGATGAGGAACTCGCTGTTGTAACAACCGTTTACTCCACATTATTGTCATTACTCACGATACCGATTGTTGCCCTCTTTGTTTCCTGGTTGCTTTAA
- a CDS encoding TatD family hydrolase, producing MIDSHIHLYQYDQVEKRMNQWLSEGIHKVVAVSNDLKSAYETLELKQRFPNFILAGVGYHPEQKPMQVREMNEFINLIYSEKKAISLIGEVGLPYYELNRLTEREQDLHLEQFAWWVEIARRENLPLAIHAVHSQAERALAILKKVPTVSAHFHWLKAPVPVVQEIVAAGHFISFTPEICYRERDQKLAEIVPLTQLLIETDGPWPYNGPFEQLETTPLLLKHIAKKLIELKNEPHCQIVHQTVTNTIHLYR from the coding sequence ATGATTGATTCACATATTCACCTTTATCAGTATGATCAAGTCGAAAAAAGAATGAATCAGTGGCTATCAGAAGGAATTCACAAAGTCGTAGCTGTTTCAAATGATCTCAAATCTGCCTATGAAACGTTAGAGTTAAAACAAAGATTTCCGAATTTTATTCTTGCAGGAGTAGGTTATCATCCTGAACAAAAACCGATGCAAGTACGAGAGATGAACGAATTCATAAACTTGATCTATTCTGAAAAAAAGGCTATTTCTCTAATTGGAGAAGTAGGACTGCCTTACTATGAACTAAATCGATTAACGGAACGTGAACAAGACCTCCATCTGGAGCAGTTTGCTTGGTGGGTGGAAATTGCTCGCCGAGAAAACTTACCGTTGGCCATTCATGCGGTTCACTCTCAAGCTGAACGAGCACTCGCGATACTAAAAAAAGTACCTACCGTTTCTGCTCATTTTCATTGGTTAAAGGCTCCTGTACCAGTTGTTCAAGAAATTGTAGCAGCAGGCCACTTTATTTCATTTACTCCTGAAATTTGTTACCGTGAACGTGATCAAAAACTCGCTGAGATAGTACCACTTACGCAATTGCTGATCGAAACAGATGGTCCTTGGCCTTATAATGGTCCATTTGAACAACTAGAAACAACACCATTATTGCTAAAGCATATTGCAAAAAAGCTAATAGAATTGAAAAATGAACCCCATTGTCAAATCGTTCATCAAACGGTTACGAATACAATTCATTTATACCGTTAG
- a CDS encoding TAXI family TRAP transporter solute-binding subunit yields the protein MKKLSWFTSLMFALIFFLAACGSGGTNDGSSEAEIDGGNTDIAEEGGMVDITVLTGGEQGTYFPLGAALANNIINPNVDNVIASSFSSGASVANINDIVDGGADLALVQNDIAYYASNGLNMFEGDVPLTGFHGIATLYPEVVQIITAADSGIETVDDLVGKRVAVGDIGSGAEANAKQILDIHGITYDDINEEYMSFGDAAGSIQDGNIDAAFITAGLPTGAVEALKATKDIRLVSINADKIAEIKSEYPYYTPYTVSADEYGTPSDATTVAVLAMLIVKSDMSEDLVYEITKAMFEHVEQFGNAHQQGLNITLDTSLDGMPIDVHPGAQRFYDEQ from the coding sequence ATGAAAAAATTGAGTTGGTTCACATCTCTGATGTTTGCTCTCATCTTCTTTTTAGCAGCGTGTGGTAGTGGAGGTACGAATGATGGAAGTAGTGAAGCAGAAATAGATGGTGGTAATACGGATATAGCAGAAGAAGGAGGTATGGTTGATATTACGGTTTTAACTGGTGGAGAACAAGGTACATATTTTCCACTAGGAGCAGCACTTGCGAATAATATTATTAATCCAAACGTTGATAATGTTATTGCTTCTTCATTTTCTTCGGGAGCTTCCGTTGCCAATATAAATGATATTGTGGACGGAGGTGCTGATTTAGCATTAGTACAAAATGATATAGCGTATTATGCTTCAAACGGACTTAATATGTTTGAAGGTGATGTCCCGTTAACAGGTTTCCACGGAATCGCAACATTGTATCCTGAAGTTGTCCAAATTATTACTGCGGCAGACAGTGGGATTGAAACGGTAGATGATCTAGTTGGCAAGCGAGTAGCAGTTGGAGATATCGGTTCAGGTGCTGAAGCGAATGCCAAACAAATATTGGATATACATGGAATCACGTATGATGACATTAATGAAGAATATATGAGTTTCGGTGATGCGGCTGGAAGCATTCAAGACGGTAACATTGATGCTGCGTTCATTACTGCTGGATTACCAACAGGTGCAGTTGAAGCATTAAAAGCAACGAAAGATATTCGACTCGTATCCATCAATGCTGATAAAATTGCTGAAATAAAATCAGAGTATCCTTACTATACTCCGTATACTGTGTCTGCAGATGAATATGGAACACCTTCTGATGCAACAACTGTTGCCGTACTAGCGATGTTAATCGTCAAATCCGATATGAGTGAGGATCTTGTATATGAAATAACCAAAGCGATGTTTGAACATGTGGAACAATTCGGTAATGCCCATCAGCAAGGTCTCAACATTACGTTAGATACGTCATTAGACGGTATGCCAATTGATGTTCACCCGGGAGCACAGCGCTTCTATGATGAACAGTAA
- a CDS encoding DUF1850 domain-containing protein: MNRKKALLLSFAFLFLIPYSILSMTKAEAENYYLQIYLLKENEVYWETKVNKNDTFYHEYIHSVELSPVREYYFIVEQYSLVAQESWTKSFGAGLPTEKKREIEFKDGFMVIRDERPIEYINMQSSHLFPHYLYVGKEQVELSSQYLSGKPFRIRVLLK, from the coding sequence ATGAACAGGAAAAAGGCATTGCTTTTAAGCTTTGCCTTTTTGTTCCTTATTCCTTACAGTATTTTATCGATGACTAAAGCGGAAGCGGAAAACTATTATTTACAAATATATCTTTTAAAAGAAAATGAGGTTTACTGGGAAACGAAAGTGAATAAGAACGATACGTTTTATCATGAATATATTCATTCGGTCGAGCTAAGTCCTGTCAGAGAATATTATTTTATAGTCGAGCAGTATTCACTAGTAGCACAAGAAAGTTGGACGAAATCGTTCGGTGCGGGTTTACCTACAGAAAAGAAAAGGGAGATCGAGTTTAAGGATGGATTTATGGTCATTCGCGATGAGCGACCCATTGAGTATATTAATATGCAATCTTCACATTTATTTCCACATTATTTGTATGTAGGTAAAGAACAGGTAGAGCTGTCTAGTCAGTATTTAAGTGGGAAGCCGTTTCGGATTAGAGTCCTTTTGAAGTAA